DNA sequence from the Deltaproteobacteria bacterium GWA2_45_12 genome:
CTGAACGGGTGTATAAAAACGGCCACGGGCATCTTTTTCGGCAATCACTTCATCAGAGCCCGCACGCAAGAACGAATCCATGGAAAGCTCAATCCCCGCCAAAGCCTTGGCATCATAACCCACCGAGCCAAGTACGGCTCCGGCCAATTCTTTATTGGGATAAAAACGCCGATACTCCGGAACAATGGAAACACCTTTCAGTTTTAGATCCTTTATTTTTTGCCCTGTTTCAAAAGCCAGACGTCTGGCCACCCATTCAAATTTTCGTCCTTCACGAATTTTGGAGGAAATTTTAACCGGGGGTATTTTTAAAATGGCTGAAAGTTCTTTGACGATCTGATTTTTGTCTTCTATTTCAGAAGGGTGAATGGCCACAGAGGCCACCTGCACATCAAGGGCCAAGGCATTCCCATTGCGGTCATAAATGGTCCCCCGTTTAAATTGTACGGGAAGGGTCGTTTGATATTGTCTGCGGGCTAGGTTTTTAACACGGGCATTCTCAAAAATCTGCAATTGATAACTACGGAATAAAATAAGGCCCAAAAAAAGCACAAAAAAAGTGCTAATGATGAGAATGCGAAGCTTGATCCATTTAATTGAGGTCCATTCCATAATGGAATCGGTAGGGGCGAACCTTGCCTGCCCGCCTAAGGAGGGTGTTCGCCCCTACGGCAGGGTCTGAATTTGTTCCGGCTTTAGCGGCGCCATTTTTAATTCATTGATGGCCATCTGTTCTAATCTTTGAGGGGATTTAAGTGTTGCCGCTTCCAGTTTTAATTTTTTATTTTCTTCTGCAAACTGATGCTGACGGCTTTTAAGCATGTTTAGTTCATACCCGTATTCAACAATTTGAACCCGCGTCCAGATATAAAACAGGCTTAAAATGGCCATGAAAGCCACCAGGAAAAGTATTCGAAACAAAAAACGTGTTTTGACAAAATCGTCCTTGGTAAACACCCGCTGGCGACGAACAAGATCAGAACCCATCATGGAAGGTGAAAATACGCGTGACATGAATTTAGAATGTCCTTTCTATGATCCTTAATTTGGCACTTCTGCTGCGAGGATTATTTCCTATTTCTTCCTCACTGGGTGTGACCGGTTTTTTTGTGATCACTTTCCAGTCCCCCTTGGCCATTTCCCTGAAAAAAATTTTAACACGCCGGTCTTCCAGCGAATGAAACGAAATAATGGCCGCCCTTCCTCCTTTTTTAAGAAGACTTGGCAATGCTTTTAAAAGAGCTTCAAGTTCCTGGACTTCATGGTTTACCGCTATGCGCAGAGCCTGAAACACCCGCGTCGCCGGATGAATTTTTTGTCCCCGATACCATCGCCCCAACACCCGTTCGCACAACCCCCGCAGATCCGCTGTGGAATGGATGGTTCCCTGGAGATAGTCATGCTTTAAAGCAACTGCGATTTTGCGCGAGTAACGTTCTTCCCCCAGCGTATAAAAAAGATTGGCCAGTTCTTCTGCGCTCAAATCATCAATAAGATCCAAAGCCGATCTTTCACGCCGTACATCCAGCCGCATATCCAGGGGGGCTGTTTCCTTAAAACTGAAACCATATTCGGCACTCTCAAGCTGAAAGCTTGAAAAACCCAAATCAGCAACCAACCCATCGACGGGTTCCATCGTTTTTTTTTGTAAAAGAGCCCCTAGTTCCGAAAATCGTGCATGCAATACACACACGCGGGCATCGCCCTTGAAAATATCCTCCAATTTT
Encoded proteins:
- a CDS encoding 16S rRNA (cytosine(1402)-N(4))-methyltransferase, giving the protein MHISVLLKETIQALQVRPDGVYLDATGGMGGHARELVQNLGKNGRLYVADADWRTVEKLEDIFKGDARVCVLHARFSELGALLQKKTMEPVDGLVADLGFSSFQLESAEYGFSFKETAPLDMRLDVRRERSALDLIDDLSAEELANLFYTLGEERYSRKIAVALKHDYLQGTIHSTADLRGLCERVLGRWYRGQKIHPATRVFQALRIAVNHEVQELEALLKALPSLLKKGGRAAIISFHSLEDRRVKIFFREMAKGDWKVITKKPVTPSEEEIGNNPRSRSAKLRIIERTF